One genomic segment of Halalkalicoccus jeotgali B3 includes these proteins:
- a CDS encoding endonuclease/exonuclease/phosphatase family protein yields MDQTNEASSSEADQQLRLITWNVERASVNRFKSQLTALQERVPDIIALQEVGVKASRRPRRLLREHGFEYTAHSHEYRLTDAGNSSGVAFASRWPFRILSPDTFTIPAQHHTLSAEFFTPFGRVEGHTVHVLPGSMDHQRKIEMFEGIYDRLAQNDRPDYRFLCGDFNSPKEESQDGDVTVWGSDERKIEAERSVIVELAEYDLADAYREVNGYGDDEYSWVAKNRGNEWPRRFDHVFASEHLNATEASYLHEYDDLSDHTPLKVVFTPKDGLRKENEAIDRSSYTASRDRSGTDSNSTIASSELTYDEDVRAVAPDANYRRGRFKAGWNKSVAGVEMDAALDRLTWENLGWRLGKLFGDTSEELQEELYEWCVKQQVE; encoded by the coding sequence ATGGACCAGACTAACGAGGCATCGAGCTCCGAAGCCGATCAACAGTTGAGGCTCATCACGTGGAATGTTGAACGGGCTTCAGTCAACCGCTTCAAAAGCCAACTGACAGCTCTCCAAGAGCGTGTTCCCGATATCATTGCCTTGCAGGAAGTCGGGGTAAAAGCGAGTCGACGACCTCGACGACTTCTCCGGGAACATGGGTTCGAATACACCGCGCATAGTCACGAATATCGGCTTACCGACGCTGGGAACAGTTCTGGTGTCGCATTTGCGAGCCGCTGGCCGTTTCGAATTCTGTCTCCCGATACGTTCACCATCCCGGCCCAACATCATACCCTCTCTGCGGAGTTTTTCACGCCTTTTGGCCGGGTGGAAGGGCACACTGTCCATGTTCTTCCCGGGTCGATGGACCATCAGAGGAAAATCGAGATGTTCGAAGGGATTTATGATCGTCTCGCTCAAAACGATCGACCCGACTATCGGTTTCTCTGTGGTGATTTTAACTCACCAAAAGAGGAGAGCCAAGACGGTGACGTAACTGTCTGGGGGAGTGACGAACGTAAAATCGAAGCTGAGCGTAGCGTCATCGTTGAACTGGCGGAGTATGACCTCGCTGACGCCTACCGGGAGGTCAACGGGTACGGGGATGATGAGTATAGTTGGGTAGCCAAAAATCGAGGCAATGAGTGGCCACGACGATTCGACCACGTTTTCGCGAGCGAGCACCTCAATGCGACCGAAGCCTCGTATCTCCACGAGTATGACGATCTCTCGGATCACACGCCACTCAAGGTAGTCTTCACACCGAAAGACGGCTTGCGCAAGGAGAATGAAGCAATTGACCGCAGCTCCTATACAGCATCTCGGGATCGTAGTGGAACTGATTCTAATTCCACTATAGCGTCTAGTGAACTAACATACGATGAGGATGTTCGAGCAGTTGCCCCTGACGCTAACTACCGTCGCGGTAGGTTCAAAGCCGGTTGGAACAAAAGCGTTGCTGGCGTAGAGATGGATGCTGCGTTAGACCGACTTACTTGGGAAAATCTTGGCTGGCGATTGGGCAAACTCTTCGGCGATACTTCGGAAGAACTCCAAGAAGAACTCTATGAGTGGTGTGTGAAACAGCAAGTAGAATAG